The Symphalangus syndactylus isolate Jambi chromosome 11, NHGRI_mSymSyn1-v2.1_pri, whole genome shotgun sequence genome contains a region encoding:
- the CTRL gene encoding chymotrypsin-like protease CTRL-1 encodes MLLPSLTLSLVLLGSSWGCGVPAIKPALSFSQRIVNGENAVSGSWPWQVSLQVHHRRALTPDSSGFHFCGGSLISQSWVVTAAHCNVSPGRHFVVLGECDRSSNAEPLQVLSISQAITHPSWNSTTMNNDVTLLKLASPVCVASSNKALTEGLMCVTIGWGRLIGVGNVTPARLQQVALPLVTVNQCRQYWGSRITDSMICAGGAGASSCQGDSRGPLVCQKGNTWVLIGIVSWGSKNCNVRAPAVYT; translated from the exons ATGTTGCTGCCCAGCCTGACCCTAAGCCTGGTTCTCCTCGGCTCCTCCTGGG GCTGCGGCGTTCCTGCCATCAAACCGGCACTGAGCTTCAGCCAGAGGATTGTCAACGGGGAGAATGCAGTGTCAGGCTCCTGGCCCTGGCAGGTGTCCCTGCAGGTACACCACCGGAGGG CCCTGACCCCGGACAGCAGCGGCTTCCACTTCTGCGGTGGTTCTCTCATCAGCCAGTCCTGGGTGGTCACTGCTGCCCACTGCAATGTCAG CCCTGGCCGCCATTTTGTTGTCCTGGGCGAGTGTGACAGATCATCGAACGCAGAGCCCTTGCAGGTTCTGTCCATCTCTCAG GCCATTACACACCCTAGCTGGAACTCTACCACCATGAACAATGATGTGACGCTGCTGAAGCTCGCCTCGCCAGTTTGCGTGGCATCCTCAAACAAGGCTCTGACTGAAGGCCTCATGTGTGTCACCATCGGCTGGGGTCGCCTCATTGGCGTGG GCAATGTGACACCAGCACGTCTGCAGCAGGTGGCTTTGCCCCTGGTCACTGTGAATCAGTGCCGGCAGTACTGGGGCTCACGTATCACTGACTCTATGATCTGTGCAGGTGGCGCAGGTGCTTCCTCGTGCCAG GGTGACTCCAGAGGCCCTCTTGTCTGCCAGAAGGGAAACACGTGGGTGCTTATTGGTATTGTCTCCTGGGGCAGCAAAAACTGCAATGTGCGCGCACCTGCTGTGTATACTTGA